In Synechococcus sp. KORDI-100, a single window of DNA contains:
- the psb32 gene encoding photosystem II repair protein Psb32, which translates to MKRRTLEAILTCFAVVVLVFGVPSLPAFAISPADFPLDRPVDHVLDDADVLSRASRSELEKRLEEFGSDRVDARLITLRRLDYGITLDGLGRDLISRWTSDTKPSNPLLLLMIETQNKRAAVLADETLQPQLPETLLTSTGRTTMAIPLREGDRYRQASIDGLTRLSVVLNGGEDPGPPEEIVRTTLPTNIPTQEETESSNATTWIVVLLVLGTIIPMATWWVFSR; encoded by the coding sequence ATGAAGCGGAGAACCCTCGAAGCAATTCTGACCTGCTTTGCGGTCGTTGTTCTTGTGTTTGGTGTCCCCTCCCTTCCGGCCTTTGCCATTTCGCCTGCAGACTTTCCACTCGATCGACCTGTTGACCACGTTCTCGATGATGCCGATGTGCTGAGCCGTGCAAGTCGTTCCGAACTTGAGAAACGCCTGGAGGAATTCGGCAGTGATCGTGTTGATGCCCGTCTGATCACGTTGAGACGACTGGATTACGGCATCACACTGGATGGCTTGGGGCGGGATCTGATCTCTCGTTGGACCAGTGATACCAAACCGTCAAACCCCCTTCTGCTGCTCATGATCGAGACCCAGAACAAGAGGGCAGCGGTGCTTGCTGATGAAACCTTGCAGCCTCAGTTACCGGAGACCCTGCTCACCAGCACAGGACGAACCACCATGGCGATTCCGCTGCGAGAAGGCGATCGATACCGCCAGGCGTCAATCGATGGATTGACGAGACTGTCCGTCGTGCTCAATGGCGGAGAGGATCCAGGTCCGCCAGAAGAGATCGTTCGGACCACGCTGCCTACCAATATTCCAACCCAGGAGGAAACGGAAAGCAGCAACGCCACAACCTGGATTGTTGTGTTGCTCGTTTTGGGCACCATCATCCCCATGGCCACCTGGTGGGTCTTCTCTCGCTGA
- a CDS encoding UPF0182 family protein, whose translation MILLLLLPALLVVLAARMSMEWLWFAQFNLESVLQQRWVYALVSAAAAALVVVCLSRWRRSLDHCQDPNPTEPSWLSGFGYSAALLLCLLTLIASTTLAGGLAVLAFTQPFALSHWPEALAQLSPPSTVLITVILMLALAAALRRRWLGWMTLGVSGCLIFVVGRAWGLWILAFRIPDSGFRDALLNTDSSFALGRFGAWRFGLELVLLLLIFHLSAALWLRLTRAPSLSDWAVARFEPSFRRGLQSWTAALFAVLSALVWLSRYQLLWTRTGVVAGAGWLQDHWLLPLRTGIAGLLLLASLALLAGYVDVRFRRIQQLSIVLVAVLLFTELLITPLVGWLWLRPRELVLQTPYIEEAIRSTRHAFQLDQIVRSIKIPSPKLTADDIAEGRSTLDNVRLWDTQPLLQTNSQLQELRVYYRFSGAAVDRYPLLTDQDTSQQVILSPRELDQSELPPRSRSWLNKHFVFTHGYGFTLSPVNTFSNDGLPDYFISDLGASTQIKGNEDLGISREVVRQEVPVDQGGLYFGTVPATYAVAPTEVDEIDYPEGDVNVYTSYVGSGGIPIGTLPQRLAASLYLAEPRLMFSPSINPDTRLMMRRDVRERVRALAPFLQLRGAPYLVSVPLEESNQAFSPKQHQFWIVEGYTDSVTYPYSSAVSTKDPDRYLRNSVKAVVDAYNGTVHLYVSEPDDPLIQGWSRVFPGLLEPLEAMPQQLKDHLRVPEDLFSVQVQQLQRYHVTDPRKFYSSDDVWQVPLETYGRDQVPVRPYHITAQVGTNSASEFLLLQPLTPLARPNLNAWLAARNDNEHYGQLLLIDFPRTSPILGPEQVQALINQEPEISKQFGLWDRGGSEVLQGNLLVVPVGDALLYVEPVYLKASQGGLPSLARIVVSDGKEIAMAKTLDVAIAELQQKTPPMVSSAE comes from the coding sequence ATGATCCTGCTGCTCCTGCTTCCTGCGCTGCTCGTTGTTCTGGCGGCGCGGATGTCGATGGAGTGGCTCTGGTTCGCGCAATTCAACCTCGAGAGCGTTCTGCAGCAACGCTGGGTGTATGCCCTGGTGTCTGCAGCTGCAGCGGCCCTTGTCGTGGTTTGCCTGTCGCGCTGGCGTCGATCCCTCGATCACTGTCAGGACCCCAATCCCACCGAACCGTCCTGGTTGAGCGGCTTCGGATACAGCGCGGCCCTGTTGTTGTGTCTTCTGACCCTCATCGCCAGCACAACGCTGGCAGGGGGACTTGCAGTCCTGGCGTTCACGCAACCCTTCGCGCTCTCCCACTGGCCCGAGGCGTTGGCTCAGCTGAGCCCTCCCTCGACCGTACTGATCACCGTGATTCTGATGCTCGCTCTTGCGGCGGCGTTGCGACGACGTTGGCTCGGATGGATGACCTTAGGTGTCTCCGGGTGCCTCATCTTCGTCGTCGGACGAGCCTGGGGGCTGTGGATTCTGGCGTTTCGGATTCCCGATTCCGGATTCCGTGATGCCCTGCTGAACACCGATTCAAGTTTTGCACTGGGTCGCTTTGGGGCGTGGCGCTTCGGCCTGGAACTGGTCTTGCTGCTGCTGATCTTTCATCTTTCGGCAGCTCTCTGGCTGCGCCTTACCCGTGCACCCTCACTGTCTGACTGGGCGGTTGCTCGCTTTGAGCCGAGCTTCCGGCGTGGACTGCAGAGCTGGACAGCAGCGCTGTTCGCGGTGTTGTCCGCCCTTGTTTGGCTGTCGAGATATCAGTTGCTCTGGACACGCACCGGCGTTGTAGCAGGAGCTGGCTGGCTTCAGGACCATTGGCTGTTGCCTCTTCGCACCGGCATCGCTGGACTGCTGCTTCTGGCCTCCCTGGCCTTGCTGGCTGGATATGTTGATGTCCGTTTTCGAAGGATCCAACAGCTGTCAATCGTTCTGGTGGCTGTTCTTTTGTTCACTGAACTTCTGATCACCCCACTTGTGGGCTGGCTCTGGCTTCGCCCCCGGGAATTGGTTCTTCAGACCCCGTACATCGAGGAGGCGATCCGATCAACGCGACATGCTTTTCAGCTTGACCAGATTGTTCGAAGCATCAAGATTCCCTCTCCCAAGCTGACCGCAGACGATATCGCTGAAGGGCGAAGCACCCTCGATAACGTCCGGCTCTGGGATACTCAGCCTCTGCTGCAAACCAACAGCCAACTCCAGGAATTGCGGGTTTACTACCGCTTTTCCGGTGCCGCTGTTGATCGTTATCCGCTGCTCACCGATCAGGACACCTCTCAGCAGGTGATCCTTTCTCCGAGGGAACTGGACCAGTCGGAACTCCCGCCGCGCTCAAGATCCTGGCTCAATAAACATTTCGTGTTCACCCATGGCTACGGCTTCACGCTCAGTCCCGTGAACACCTTCAGTAACGACGGGTTGCCGGATTACTTCATCAGTGATCTAGGCGCTTCCACACAGATCAAGGGCAACGAAGATCTGGGCATCAGCCGGGAGGTTGTTCGTCAGGAAGTGCCTGTTGACCAGGGAGGTCTGTACTTCGGCACCGTTCCTGCCACCTATGCCGTTGCTCCGACCGAGGTTGATGAAATCGACTATCCCGAAGGCGACGTCAACGTTTACACAAGCTACGTGGGATCCGGAGGGATCCCGATTGGGACGCTGCCTCAACGATTGGCTGCTTCCCTCTATCTCGCCGAGCCGCGGCTGATGTTTTCGCCATCGATCAATCCGGACACCCGTTTGATGATGCGTCGCGATGTTCGTGAACGGGTCCGGGCACTGGCACCATTTCTGCAGCTTCGCGGTGCTCCTTATCTTGTTTCGGTTCCTTTGGAGGAATCCAATCAAGCCTTTTCTCCAAAACAGCATCAGTTTTGGATTGTGGAGGGTTACACCGATTCCGTCACATATCCCTACAGCTCCGCGGTCAGTACGAAGGATCCCGATCGCTATCTGCGGAATTCAGTCAAAGCCGTTGTAGATGCTTACAACGGAACAGTGCATCTGTATGTGAGTGAACCTGATGACCCCCTGATCCAAGGTTGGTCGCGCGTTTTTCCTGGCTTGTTGGAACCTCTTGAGGCGATGCCTCAGCAGTTGAAAGATCATCTACGAGTGCCGGAAGACCTGTTCAGCGTGCAGGTTCAACAGTTGCAGCGATATCACGTCACAGACCCTCGGAAGTTCTACAGCAGTGACGATGTTTGGCAGGTTCCGCTTGAAACCTATGGACGTGATCAGGTTCCCGTGAGGCCATACCACATCACGGCCCAGGTTGGGACAAACAGTGCCTCAGAGTTTTTGCTTCTTCAGCCACTGACACCTCTCGCCCGTCCAAATCTCAACGCCTGGCTTGCTGCCCGGAACGACAATGAGCATTACGGTCAACTCCTGCTGATTGATTTTCCTCGCACCTCACCCATCCTTGGTCCTGAACAAGTGCAGGCTTTGATCAACCAGGAGCCTGAAATCAGTAAGCAATTCGGATTATGGGATCGTGGCGGATCTGAGGTGCTTCAGGGAAATCTGCTGGTTGTGCCTGTTGGAGATGCACTGCTCTACGTTGAACCGGTTTATCTGAAAGCGAGTCAAGGTGGTTTACCGTCATTGGCTCGCATTGTTGTCAGCGATGGCAAAGAGATTGCCATGGCCAAAACACTTGATGTAGCCATTGCTGAACTTCAACAAAAAACTCCGCCGATGGTTTCATCGGCGGAGTAG
- a CDS encoding AbrB family transcriptional regulator has translation MLTGSDLLDKVKELGDVSKSDLVKACGYVSSKKDGGERLNFTAFYEALLEAKGVSLATGGTAGVGKGGRKLSYVATVQGNGNLLIGKAYTAMLDLKPGDNFQIKLGKKAIRLIPEGASEDADD, from the coding sequence ATGCTGACCGGTTCAGACCTGCTGGACAAAGTGAAGGAGCTTGGTGATGTCTCCAAATCAGACCTTGTGAAGGCTTGCGGCTACGTCTCCAGCAAGAAAGACGGTGGCGAGCGCTTAAACTTCACTGCCTTTTACGAAGCTCTCCTTGAAGCCAAGGGTGTGAGTCTCGCCACCGGTGGTACAGCAGGTGTTGGCAAAGGCGGACGCAAGCTGAGCTATGTGGCAACTGTCCAGGGAAATGGAAACCTGCTGATCGGCAAGGCTTACACCGCCATGCTGGACCTCAAGCCTGGCGACAATTTCCAGATCAAGCTGGGTAAAAAAGCCATCCGCTTGATCCCTGAAGGAGCTTCCGAAGACGCAGACGATTGA
- a CDS encoding DUF3104 domain-containing protein, with product MARCLPFLSFKPGDLVLVQPDSEKPGVSEPEWWMGWVVFCEGNARDPIALSLFQVADCDDGCIRWVNADEATRLVLSGLQTSKVLPL from the coding sequence ATGGCCAGGTGCTTGCCGTTTTTGAGTTTCAAACCTGGTGATCTGGTGCTCGTTCAACCTGATTCAGAGAAGCCAGGCGTCTCGGAACCGGAGTGGTGGATGGGTTGGGTTGTGTTCTGTGAAGGCAATGCGAGAGACCCCATAGCACTATCTCTGTTTCAGGTGGCCGATTGTGATGACGGCTGCATCCGCTGGGTGAATGCCGATGAGGCCACGCGACTGGTGCTCAGTGGACTTCAGACGAGCAAGGTGTTGCCGCTTTGA
- a CDS encoding cofactor assembly of complex C subunit B — MPGPARSVLALGLIFLLLGLLNAALATTVSPELQRAEVLNGFAAVALMLVAALWTRADPKTAERVVLPGEQGLVLSDDLTEPQRQELAWGSQMLLTATPASTLLVHWNGSVILRRGLLGSGDFQPGTISRRAMERETVVSLVNTTLFPGRTEFDPVLEKLPAVIVCPLGGNGVVILGGWSVRCFSQSDERWLQGWAQRLKSSLLETMNQTNVSDRPSLNSNPDPT, encoded by the coding sequence ATGCCCGGACCAGCCCGTTCAGTTCTTGCTCTTGGCCTGATCTTTCTTTTGCTTGGGTTGCTGAATGCTGCCCTGGCAACAACCGTTTCCCCCGAACTGCAACGGGCTGAAGTTCTCAACGGATTTGCGGCTGTTGCACTGATGCTCGTGGCAGCCCTGTGGACTCGAGCGGATCCAAAAACTGCCGAACGAGTGGTTCTTCCAGGCGAACAGGGTCTGGTGCTGTCTGACGACCTGACTGAGCCACAACGTCAGGAACTGGCCTGGGGGAGTCAGATGCTGCTGACGGCAACTCCTGCTTCAACGCTGCTTGTGCATTGGAATGGGTCTGTGATTCTGAGGCGAGGCCTTCTGGGTTCGGGTGATTTTCAACCCGGGACCATCAGTCGCAGGGCGATGGAACGGGAGACTGTCGTCTCACTTGTGAACACAACACTGTTTCCTGGTCGCACGGAGTTTGATCCTGTCCTGGAGAAGTTACCCGCTGTCATCGTTTGCCCGCTGGGAGGCAATGGTGTCGTCATTTTGGGTGGATGGTCCGTGCGTTGTTTCAGTCAGTCCGATGAACGTTGGTTACAGGGATGGGCGCAACGACTCAAAAGCTCACTGCTGGAGACGATGAATCAGACGAACGTTTCTGATCGTCCGAGCCTGAATTCGAATCCTGATCCAACTTGA
- a CDS encoding tellurite resistance TerB family protein encodes MTDREAFAAVALAAVACDGTLGRDEAHALRRQLEYRSLYCNSSEAEMGKLFDQLLTIMREHGVDGLIDRALPLLNVVQKESALAVAAHLVHADRTVTEDEKTFLQRLAASLDLPNGEASMIVRAIEALNRDSLGD; translated from the coding sequence ATGACTGACCGAGAAGCTTTTGCAGCTGTTGCGCTGGCTGCTGTGGCCTGTGATGGAACCCTGGGTCGTGATGAGGCCCATGCCCTGCGCCGTCAACTCGAATATCGATCCCTCTACTGCAACAGCAGCGAGGCGGAGATGGGCAAGCTGTTTGACCAGCTGCTGACAATCATGCGGGAGCACGGCGTTGATGGCCTGATCGATCGGGCCTTGCCATTGCTCAACGTCGTGCAGAAGGAGTCAGCTCTTGCGGTTGCCGCCCATCTCGTCCATGCCGACAGAACCGTCACGGAAGACGAAAAGACGTTTTTGCAGCGTTTGGCGGCATCTCTCGACCTACCCAACGGTGAAGCCAGCATGATCGTGCGAGCGATCGAGGCACTCAACCGCGACAGTCTTGGCGACTAG
- a CDS encoding M23 family metallopeptidase, with amino-acid sequence MKSLPTLVFATTPLLAAALWSALPGQADSRSFEISELPPLPEATTKEESTASEWFWLKATQPTKLATLAEQLEISIRTLAEANHTLTNHTFKTGEWIRLPVAVTDAVLNIAGLDADTLTSSAPLTPPPPVSDTAAFKRGDSLASFLKRHGLTSDQLKLYNPGLDFTRLSVGREVRVAKAVGGQKLLAIRPSVSGGASWPELPSFPVKEPHKVIGPSYIWPTKGVFTSGFGWRWGRMHKGIDIANNTGTSIHASRAGIVTYAGWSSGYGYLVEIIHEDGESTRYAHNSQLLVKKGQMVHQGARISNMGSTGRSTGPHLHFEIRRAGGGAVNPLGKLPARA; translated from the coding sequence ATGAAGTCTCTCCCGACCCTGGTTTTTGCAACGACTCCGCTGCTTGCAGCAGCTCTGTGGTCGGCGCTTCCCGGTCAAGCAGACAGTCGCTCATTCGAGATTTCTGAACTTCCTCCACTCCCCGAGGCAACCACCAAGGAAGAATCAACAGCATCCGAATGGTTCTGGTTGAAAGCGACTCAACCCACAAAACTCGCCACCCTCGCCGAACAGCTCGAGATTTCAATCCGCACGCTTGCTGAAGCCAATCATACCCTCACCAACCATACGTTCAAGACAGGTGAATGGATCCGTCTTCCGGTGGCTGTTACAGACGCTGTCCTGAACATTGCAGGTCTCGATGCCGACACGCTGACCTCGTCTGCCCCTCTCACGCCGCCACCACCGGTCTCCGATACGGCAGCGTTCAAACGCGGAGACTCACTTGCGTCATTTCTCAAACGGCATGGTCTGACCTCTGATCAGCTGAAGCTGTACAACCCTGGCCTCGATTTCACGCGATTGAGTGTGGGTCGTGAAGTTCGTGTCGCCAAAGCTGTTGGCGGTCAGAAGCTGCTGGCCATCCGTCCTTCCGTCAGTGGTGGAGCCAGTTGGCCGGAGCTGCCCTCGTTCCCTGTGAAGGAGCCACACAAGGTCATAGGCCCTTCCTACATCTGGCCCACCAAGGGGGTGTTTACTTCAGGCTTTGGATGGCGATGGGGGCGTATGCACAAAGGAATCGACATCGCCAACAACACGGGGACCTCAATCCATGCCTCACGGGCAGGGATTGTGACCTACGCCGGTTGGAGCAGTGGTTACGGCTATCTCGTTGAAATCATCCATGAGGACGGCGAATCAACCCGTTATGCCCACAACAGTCAGCTGCTGGTCAAGAAAGGACAGATGGTTCATCAGGGCGCGCGCATCTCCAATATGGGCAGCACTGGCCGCAGTACAGGACCTCACCTTCATTTCGAAATCCGTCGTGCCGGCGGTGGTGCCGTCAATCCCTTGGGCAAGCTTCCTGCGCGTGCCTGA
- a CDS encoding tRNA (cytidine(34)-2'-O)-methyltransferase, with amino-acid sequence MNQTLAAAALRVALFEPRIPPNTGNVARTCAAFRTPLSLIEPLGFSLDDRQLKRAGLDYWPHVDVTVHRNFDQLNLQLPEQRRLIGCSRYGGLSLQEFQFEEGDVLLFGREDTGLPDPIRSRCDAIVTIPMPGSANAEGQGGVRSLNLSVACALVLYTAGVRLSLW; translated from the coding sequence ATGAACCAAACCCTGGCAGCTGCGGCTCTGCGCGTCGCCTTGTTTGAGCCGAGGATTCCACCGAACACCGGCAATGTGGCGAGAACCTGTGCTGCCTTCAGGACACCACTGTCCCTGATCGAACCACTCGGTTTCAGCCTTGATGATCGTCAACTCAAGCGGGCCGGCCTCGATTACTGGCCCCATGTTGACGTGACTGTGCATCGGAATTTTGATCAACTGAACCTTCAGCTTCCCGAGCAACGACGACTGATCGGCTGCAGTCGTTATGGAGGTCTGTCGCTTCAGGAGTTCCAGTTCGAGGAGGGAGACGTGCTGCTGTTCGGTCGGGAGGATACGGGTCTTCCAGATCCGATCCGATCGCGTTGCGACGCGATTGTGACCATTCCCATGCCTGGATCGGCCAACGCAGAAGGCCAGGGGGGCGTCCGCAGCCTCAATCTTTCCGTGGCCTGCGCGCTTGTTCTCTACACGGCAGGTGTGCGGTTGTCGTTGTGGTAA
- a CDS encoding peroxiredoxin codes for MPENGCLRVGQMAPDFTATGVVDQEFKEISLSQYRGKYVVLFFYPLDFTFVCPTEITAFSDRYADFSSKNTEVLAVSVDSKYSHLAWIQTPRNQGGIGDIAYPLIADLKKEICAAYNVLNDDGEADRGLFIINPKGMVMHMTVNKAPVGRNVDETLRVLQAYQYVEANPDEVCPANWTPGDKTMLEDPKGSKEYFSAIG; via the coding sequence ATGCCCGAAAACGGTTGCCTTCGCGTGGGCCAGATGGCCCCGGATTTCACTGCCACCGGCGTGGTGGATCAGGAATTCAAGGAGATCAGCCTGTCCCAGTACAGGGGCAAATATGTTGTCCTCTTCTTCTATCCGTTGGATTTCACATTTGTCTGTCCGACGGAGATTACGGCGTTCAGCGATCGATACGCCGATTTCAGTTCAAAAAACACAGAAGTCCTCGCTGTTTCGGTGGACAGCAAGTACAGCCACCTTGCCTGGATCCAGACTCCTCGCAACCAGGGCGGAATTGGAGACATCGCCTATCCCCTCATCGCCGATCTGAAGAAAGAGATCTGTGCGGCCTACAACGTTCTCAACGACGACGGAGAAGCAGATCGCGGCCTTTTCATCATCAACCCCAAGGGGATGGTCATGCACATGACGGTCAACAAGGCTCCTGTTGGACGCAACGTTGATGAGACGCTTCGTGTTCTTCAGGCCTACCAGTACGTTGAAGCCAATCCTGATGAAGTGTGTCCTGCCAACTGGACACCTGGTGATAAAACAATGTTGGAAGATCCCAAGGGAAGCAAGGAGTATTTCTCCGCGATCGGCTGA
- a CDS encoding bifunctional adenosylcobinamide kinase/adenosylcobinamide-phosphate guanylyltransferase — protein sequence MGEVETSNPSSPLILVCGPSRGGKSRWAESLLCNDAHVTYVATSAQRPDDNAWQQRLALHRQRRPKHWQLIESGADLCGALATIGPEQSVLIDALGGFVAWHLDQTDQQWHGQAHAFLKQLLSMPQRRVLVAEETGWGVVPPTKVGGMFRDRLGQLSERIQRHSDKSWLVIQGRAIDLQALGCPVP from the coding sequence ATGGGGGAGGTTGAAACGTCCAATCCCAGTTCTCCTCTGATCCTGGTCTGTGGTCCAAGTCGTGGGGGCAAGAGTCGCTGGGCGGAATCTCTTCTCTGCAACGACGCTCACGTGACCTATGTGGCCACGTCTGCACAACGACCCGACGACAACGCCTGGCAACAACGATTGGCCCTGCATCGGCAACGTCGACCGAAGCACTGGCAGCTGATCGAATCCGGCGCTGATCTCTGTGGAGCCCTGGCAACAATCGGTCCGGAACAATCGGTTCTGATTGATGCCTTGGGTGGCTTCGTCGCCTGGCATCTCGATCAAACCGACCAGCAGTGGCATGGACAGGCACATGCTTTTCTCAAACAGTTGCTGTCGATGCCGCAGCGCCGTGTCCTGGTCGCGGAGGAAACCGGCTGGGGTGTTGTACCGCCCACCAAAGTCGGCGGCATGTTTCGCGATCGTCTTGGTCAACTTTCCGAGAGAATCCAGCGCCATTCCGACAAGAGCTGGCTGGTGATCCAGGGCCGGGCCATCGATCTTCAAGCCCTTGGATGCCCTGTTCCATGA
- the pxcA gene encoding proton extrusion protein PcxA, whose amino-acid sequence MSRRNWIGFFARSQAFDLTNDLERGYESALLIQSLELEYYGDRPIRPELELSVPRSVQATVLRRFRTALSICRSSRETLSGNRGQLDTQELRQLQLIEAVVDRYANGRSSSRTSISRSPDPLPRSLLGVFDSVRRQLDPTSEETLVAGFRRRRDSTLISLRVLLLLILVPLLVQQVSRTYLISPAVDHFSPKLGVISYSKDALQDEAVKQLTIYKQELEFQALLRGNDPPTTQELRDELSQKADDLNRQAEEESLHAMKNVLADLSALLAFIIVCIFSRDELRVLRGFLDEAIYGLSDSAKAFAIILFTDIFVGYHSPEGWTVLLDGIAHHFGVPAQENFILLFIATFPVILATIFKYWIFRYLNRVSPSSVATLKGMNGGG is encoded by the coding sequence ATGAGCCGTCGTAACTGGATCGGATTCTTCGCACGCAGTCAGGCATTTGACCTCACCAACGACCTAGAGCGTGGTTACGAGTCGGCGCTGCTGATCCAGAGTCTCGAGCTCGAGTACTACGGCGATCGCCCGATCCGACCGGAACTTGAACTTTCGGTTCCCCGCTCGGTGCAAGCCACGGTGTTGCGACGCTTTCGAACGGCGTTGTCCATCTGTCGCTCGTCACGCGAGACCCTCAGCGGCAATCGCGGACAGCTTGATACCCAGGAATTGCGCCAACTGCAACTGATCGAAGCGGTGGTCGATCGCTACGCCAATGGTCGAAGTTCCAGCCGCACCAGCATCAGTCGCAGCCCTGATCCGCTCCCCCGATCGCTTCTCGGAGTCTTTGATTCTGTTCGCCGTCAGCTGGATCCAACCTCTGAAGAAACGCTTGTTGCTGGTTTTCGTCGGCGACGTGATTCAACGCTGATCTCTCTGAGAGTTCTGCTGCTGCTGATCCTGGTTCCACTGCTAGTTCAGCAGGTTTCAAGGACGTATCTGATTTCGCCGGCAGTGGACCACTTCTCTCCAAAGTTAGGCGTGATCAGTTACTCAAAAGATGCTCTTCAGGATGAGGCTGTTAAACAACTAACTATCTACAAGCAGGAACTGGAATTCCAAGCATTATTGCGTGGCAATGACCCACCTACGACCCAGGAGCTGCGTGATGAATTAAGTCAAAAAGCTGATGATCTCAATCGACAAGCTGAAGAAGAGAGCTTGCATGCGATGAAGAATGTCCTTGCAGACTTATCGGCTCTACTGGCCTTCATTATTGTCTGTATTTTCAGTCGGGATGAGTTACGCGTTCTGCGCGGATTTCTCGATGAAGCGATTTATGGGCTGAGCGACTCAGCCAAAGCCTTTGCCATCATTTTATTCACTGACATTTTTGTTGGGTATCACAGCCCTGAAGGTTGGACGGTGTTGTTAGACGGAATTGCCCATCATTTCGGTGTGCCAGCGCAGGAGAATTTCATCCTCTTGTTCATCGCCACCTTCCCAGTGATTTTGGCGACGATTTTCAAATACTGGATTTTCCGTTATCTCAACCGCGTTTCTCCGTCGTCCGTTGCCACGCTGAAGGGGATGAATGGGGGAGGTTGA